Proteins encoded by one window of Nicotiana tabacum cultivar K326 chromosome 10, ASM71507v2, whole genome shotgun sequence:
- the LOC107831824 gene encoding ribonuclease 2, with product MTFLPVHAIVNLRMLFLLIGACCILVGVNGGWDEEVGLLRRGGGGAGGGYQREFNYFKLSLQWPGTYCRRTRRCCSSNACCSRSNSPPVFTIHGLWTEYNDGTWPSCCSGKAFDEREISTLLEPLRKYWPSLSCGSPRSCHHRKGPFWAHEWEKHGTCAYPVVHDEYEFFLTTLNVYFKYNVTEVLFEAGYVPSDSEKYPLGGIISSIENAFHATPELTCSGDALEELRICFYKNFEPRDCARDTSALSRGSCPQYVSLPAHGSWEIRSSNTTAAS from the exons ATGACTTTCCTTCCGGTCCACGCTATTGTGAATCTACGAATGCTATTTCTGTTGATCGGAGCATGTTGTATTCTGGTTGGAGTCAACGGTGGATGGGATGAGGAAGTAGGATTACTGAGAAGAGGAGGCGGTGGCGCAGGAGGAGGATATCAGCGAGAGTTCAATTACTTCAAGCTATCTCTCCAATGGCCAGGCACCTATTGCCGAAGAACTCGCCGTTGTTGTTCTTCCAACGCCTGTTGCAGCCG CTCGAACTCGCCACCTGTATTCACAATTC ATGGACTTTGGACAGAGTACAATGATGGAACTTGGCCTTCCTGCTGTTCTGGTAAAGCATTTGATGAGAGAGAG ATTTCAACATTGCTCGAGCCCTTGAGGAAGTATTGGCCTTCTTTAAGTTGTGGTTCCCCCAGATCTTGCCATCACAGAAAAGGACCATTCTGGGCACATGAG TGGG AAAAACATGGGACATGTGCTTATCCAGTTGTCCATGATGAATATGAGTTCTTTTTGACTACGTTGAATGTTTACTTCAAGTATAATGTTACA GAAGTTCTGTTTGAAGCTGGATATGTACCATCAGATTCCGAAAAGTATCCATTAGGAGGCATCATTTCATCAATTGAAAATGCTTTCCATGCAACCCCCGAGTTAACATGCTCAGGCGATGCCCTGGAGGAACTTCGTATATGCTTCTATAAGAATTTTGAG CCTCGTGACTGTGCACGTGATACTAGCGCCTTATCaagagggtcatgtcctcagtatgTCAGCTTGCCAGCCCATGGATCATGGG AGATTAGAAGCAGCAATACAACAGCAGCTTCTTAG